From the Bacillus tuaregi genome, one window contains:
- the nuoL gene encoding NADH-quinone oxidoreductase subunit L, producing the protein MMESAWLIPLFPLLSFLLLVLFGKRLKEASSYIAILLAFASFIYSVLVLFDRFAAPTFKSEAVWLKIGELELTVGFEVNQLNALMLVIVSLVSFLVHTYSAGYMKGDDRFSVFYSYLGLFTFSMLGLVLSPNLLQTYIFWELVGVGSFLLIGFYFYKEEAKAAAKKAFIMTRIGDVGLLIGMILLFWQVGSFEYDEIFKAVTANEISNEMITLTAILIFIGAVGKSGQFPLHTWLPDAMEGPTPVSALIHAATMVAAGVYLVASLFPLFEASEAAMLTVAVIGGVTAIFAASIALTQKDIKRVLAYSTVSQLGYMMLALGSAGYVAGVFHLTTHAFFKALLFLAAGSVIHAVNTQDIEKMGGLWKKIPKTSMLFLIGTMAISGVPLFSGFFSKDEILVATWNAGHPFLFTLAVITAFLTAFYMFRLFFMVFSGEAREKVEHVHESPSSMTMPMMILGVLAVIAGFINTPWFGTYLGDWLLEGNELLGHGHHEAPVWIMLVATVVSLLGIYLAWLIYGKKSIYRDWLTRRFPLAYSISYNKWFIDELYEYTVVNLTKIFSLFLQYIEWFIVEGLVKLVQGTISTLAHWGSRVQNGHIQMYGAVAFVGLAVLVVIYAFTGGYFK; encoded by the coding sequence TTGATGGAAAGCGCATGGCTCATACCGCTTTTCCCGCTACTATCGTTTCTACTTCTCGTCCTTTTCGGCAAGCGGCTGAAAGAGGCAAGCTCATATATTGCCATATTACTGGCATTTGCCTCATTTATTTATTCCGTGTTGGTGCTTTTTGATCGCTTTGCGGCGCCAACCTTTAAATCAGAAGCAGTTTGGCTGAAAATCGGGGAATTAGAGCTTACAGTGGGATTTGAAGTCAATCAATTAAACGCATTAATGTTAGTCATCGTCTCACTTGTCAGCTTTCTTGTACATACATATTCCGCTGGGTATATGAAAGGTGACGACCGATTTTCTGTTTTTTATTCCTATTTAGGTTTGTTCACATTTTCAATGCTTGGACTTGTTCTTTCACCGAACTTACTACAAACCTATATTTTCTGGGAATTAGTAGGGGTAGGTTCATTCCTGTTAATCGGATTTTATTTTTACAAGGAAGAAGCGAAGGCAGCAGCGAAGAAAGCCTTCATTATGACCCGTATCGGTGACGTTGGTCTCTTAATCGGGATGATTCTATTATTCTGGCAGGTCGGCAGCTTTGAATATGATGAAATCTTCAAGGCTGTGACAGCGAATGAGATTTCAAATGAAATGATTACGTTAACCGCCATTCTTATTTTTATCGGAGCCGTTGGAAAATCAGGTCAATTCCCGCTCCACACCTGGCTTCCGGACGCGATGGAAGGTCCGACGCCAGTTTCCGCACTCATCCACGCCGCAACGATGGTTGCCGCGGGTGTGTATTTAGTCGCATCCCTGTTCCCGCTCTTTGAAGCGAGTGAAGCAGCGATGTTAACCGTGGCAGTGATTGGAGGCGTGACGGCTATTTTTGCCGCATCCATCGCCCTGACACAAAAGGATATTAAGCGCGTCTTGGCTTACTCAACCGTCAGCCAGCTTGGCTATATGATGCTGGCTTTAGGCTCTGCAGGTTATGTAGCAGGCGTATTCCATTTAACTACCCATGCCTTTTTCAAGGCCTTATTATTCCTTGCCGCCGGTAGTGTAATCCATGCAGTAAATACGCAGGATATTGAAAAAATGGGCGGTCTCTGGAAAAAGATTCCGAAGACGAGCATGCTGTTTCTAATCGGAACAATGGCGATCAGTGGTGTGCCATTATTCTCAGGCTTTTTCAGTAAGGATGAAATTCTCGTGGCGACCTGGAATGCAGGCCATCCGTTCTTATTCACATTAGCTGTGATTACAGCCTTTCTAACTGCGTTCTATATGTTCCGTTTATTCTTTATGGTCTTTTCAGGTGAAGCACGTGAAAAGGTGGAGCATGTTCACGAATCACCGTCATCGATGACGATGCCGATGATGATTCTCGGTGTGTTAGCGGTGATTGCCGGCTTTATCAATACACCATGGTTCGGGACATATTTAGGCGATTGGCTTTTAGAAGGAAACGAGTTGCTTGGTCACGGACATCATGAGGCACCCGTTTGGATCATGCTTGTTGCGACGGTTGTTTCCCTTTTAGGTATTTACCTAGCCTGGTTAATTTACGGGAAAAAATCGATTTATCGTGATTGGTTAACGAGAAGATTCCCGCTTGCCTACAGTATTTCGTATAACAAATGGTTTATCGATGAGTTGTATGAATACACGGTGGTCAATCTCACGAAGATATTCAGTCTCTTCCTTCAATATATTGAATGGTTCATTGTTGAAGGCTTAGTCAAGCTTGTACAGGGTACAATCTCCACGCTGGCACACTGGGGCTCAAGGGTCCAGAACGGCCATATCCAAATGTATGGTGCGGTTGCCTTTGTCGGCTTGGCGGTCTTAGTTGTCATCTACGCTTTCACAGGGGGGTATTTTAAATGA
- the nuoK gene encoding NADH-quinone oxidoreductase subunit NuoK — MSATVPISAYLALALILFCIGLYGALSKRNTIIVLISIELMLNAVNINLVAFSKLGVAPSINGQIFALFSMAVAAAEAAIGLAILMALYRNRKTVNIDEMDTMKH; from the coding sequence ATGAGTGCAACCGTACCGATTTCGGCTTACCTGGCATTGGCCTTAATCCTTTTCTGCATTGGCCTTTACGGGGCATTGTCGAAACGAAATACGATCATTGTCCTGATTTCGATTGAGTTAATGTTAAATGCCGTCAATATCAATCTAGTAGCCTTCAGCAAGCTGGGTGTAGCGCCTTCGATTAACGGGCAGATTTTCGCCCTCTTCAGCATGGCAGTTGCAGCAGCAGAGGCAGCGATTGGCTTAGCTATTTTGATGGCACTTTATCGTAACAGAAAAACCGTTAATATTGATGAAATGGATACGATGAAGCACTAA
- a CDS encoding NADH-quinone oxidoreductase subunit M: protein MSLLSFLIFSPLIGVLVLLFIPKSQEKLLKGIGFLATIPALVISLSLFFQYRSGLDLATLSERLDWIAFKNAIQYGDLFTIKYELGVDGFQLVLLVLTAVVATLAAIASVHIKSEWKGYFMLFLLLETGMLGVFAAENLVLFFLFFEMTLIPTFFLIGKWGYEEKVKAAYSFLIYNGLGSAILLIIIIVFFARTGTTNIEALQTIMTSESPQLVASMSDNLKLGLFIALLVAFGVKLPIFPLHSWMVRVHVQAPPSVVMIHSGILLKIGAYGLIRFGMGIFPEQFTSMAAMLAVLGVINLLYGAFLAFVQKDFKMVLAYSSISHMGIVLIGLGALNEAGIQGAIFQVVSHGLISALLFFLVGVFYERTQTTEFEKLGGLAKSMPLTGGFLLAGGMASLGLPGMSGFVSEFMAFLGLFKEMPVLAAVGAIGIIMTAVYLLRAVLGITYGTANWDWYGAKDLRAVEFVPAVVLLALIVLIGVYPNILSEPLQSTLDFIMLRIGG, encoded by the coding sequence ATGAGTCTACTATCGTTCTTGATTTTCTCCCCTCTTATTGGTGTGTTAGTGCTGTTATTTATACCGAAATCACAGGAAAAGCTCTTGAAGGGGATTGGCTTTTTAGCAACGATTCCAGCGCTTGTGATTTCCTTAAGTTTATTTTTCCAATACCGCTCAGGACTGGATTTAGCCACGTTGAGCGAAAGGCTAGACTGGATCGCCTTTAAAAATGCGATTCAATACGGGGACTTATTTACCATAAAATATGAGCTTGGCGTCGACGGCTTCCAGCTTGTGCTGCTTGTGCTAACAGCGGTGGTGGCGACCCTTGCAGCGATTGCTTCCGTTCATATCAAGAGCGAATGGAAGGGCTATTTCATGCTATTCCTCCTGCTGGAAACAGGGATGCTGGGTGTGTTCGCTGCAGAAAACCTAGTTTTATTTTTCCTATTCTTTGAAATGACCTTGATTCCAACCTTCTTCTTAATTGGAAAATGGGGCTATGAGGAAAAGGTCAAAGCAGCTTACAGCTTCTTGATTTATAACGGATTGGGTTCTGCGATTCTATTAATTATCATTATCGTGTTCTTTGCCCGTACAGGTACAACGAATATTGAAGCCTTGCAGACGATTATGACTTCAGAAAGTCCACAGCTGGTGGCCAGCATGTCTGACAATTTGAAGCTTGGCTTGTTCATTGCCCTGCTAGTGGCCTTCGGGGTTAAGCTGCCAATCTTTCCATTGCATAGCTGGATGGTGCGCGTGCACGTTCAGGCACCGCCATCCGTGGTAATGATTCACTCTGGTATTCTGTTAAAAATTGGTGCCTACGGTCTGATCCGCTTTGGAATGGGGATTTTCCCAGAGCAGTTTACGTCTATGGCCGCCATGCTAGCGGTTCTTGGGGTGATCAATCTGCTGTACGGAGCGTTCCTGGCCTTTGTGCAAAAGGACTTCAAGATGGTGCTGGCTTATTCATCGATTTCCCATATGGGAATTGTGCTCATTGGTTTAGGGGCTTTAAATGAAGCAGGGATTCAGGGTGCGATTTTCCAGGTCGTTTCCCACGGCTTGATTTCGGCACTGCTCTTCTTCTTAGTCGGTGTTTTTTACGAAAGAACGCAAACGACAGAGTTCGAAAAGCTTGGCGGGCTGGCAAAGTCTATGCCATTAACAGGCGGATTTTTACTGGCTGGCGGGATGGCGTCGTTAGGCTTACCGGGGATGTCTGGGTTTGTCAGTGAATTTATGGCGTTCTTAGGATTGTTCAAGGAAATGCCGGTGCTCGCCGCTGTCGGGGCCATCGGTATCATTATGACGGCAGTGTATTTGCTTCGCGCGGTGCTTGGCATTACGTATGGAACAGCGAATTGGGATTGGTATGGAGCGAAGGACCTCCGCGCGGTTGAGTTTGTACCGGCCGTTGTGCTGCTTGCCTTGATTGTGCTCATCGGTGTGTACCCAAATATACTGAGCGAACCACTGCAGTCAACATTAGATTTTATTATGCTTAGGATCGGAGGGTGA